One genomic region from Nilaparvata lugens isolate BPH chromosome 3, ASM1435652v1, whole genome shotgun sequence encodes:
- the LOC111043609 gene encoding glycerol kinase, with amino-acid sequence MPVTRGSFGPLVGAIDEGTSSTRFIVFSANTSTVVASHQVPIKQICPKEGWVEQDPNEILSAVLASIEKTKDILQTKDIDAQELAAVGITNQRETTVMWDSITGQPLHNAIVWLDARTAPTVDQLLDKLPNRLKSYLQPLCGLPLSPYFSALKIRWLLDNIPSIKEAVENRRCLFGTIDTWLIWNLTGGREGGVHITDVTNASRTMLMNIQTLKWDSTLCRFFNIPLDILPKICSSSEIYGYIKKGSLANIPISGCLGDQHAALLGQMCFKQGQAKSTYGTGCFLLYNTGHNRVESTHGLLTTVAWKLGNASAVYALEGSVAIAGAAISWLKDNVNLIDDASQVEELANRNMHTADVYFVPAFSGLYAPYWRPDARGVICGITEDTDRAHIIRATLEAVCYQTRDILEAMYKDCGIALNRLKVDGGMTQNSLLMQLQADLCGIPVARPKMVEITALGAAMAAGFADGVKVWDIENTQETFVDTFQPVITEEERDSRYEKWKMAVQRSFGWDT; translated from the exons ATGCCAGTTACTAGAGGATCATTCGGACCACTAGTGGGGGCCATTGATGAAGGAACAAGCAGTACGAGATTTATA GTGTTTTCTGCAAACACATCGACAGTTGTAGCATCACATCAAGTGCCCATCAAACAGATCTGCCCGAAAGAAGGATGGGTGGAGCAAGATCCGAACGAGATTCTCTCAGCAGTATTGGCGAGTATCGAAAAAACCAAAGACATCCTACAGACGAAGGACATAGATGCACAGGAACTGGCGGCTGTCGGAATAACAAATCAACGAGAGACAACTGTCATGTGGGACTCTATCACTGGACAGCCACTACATAATGCAATAG TGTGGCTGGATGCTAGGACAGCGCCTACAGTCGACCAACTGCTCGACAAACTGCCAAACCGTCTGAAAAGCTACCTGCAACCTCTCTGTGGCTTGCCGCTGAGCCCTTATTTCAGTGCACTGAAAATTCGGTGGCTTCTAGACAATATTCCATCTATTAAAGAGGCGGTAGAAAATAGAAGATGTCTATTCGGAACTATTGACACTTGGCTCATTTGG AATCTGACAGGAGGTAGAGAAGGAGGAGTTCATATAACAGATGTAACAAATGCTTCCAGAACAATGCTTATGAATATACAAACTCTAAAATGGGACTCGACGCTTTGCAG aTTCTTCAACATTCCTTTGGATATACTACCAAAAATTTGTAGCTCATCTGAAATATATGGATACATCAAGAAAGGATCTTTAGCGAACATTCCAATATCAGGG TGTTTGGGAGATCAACACGCAGCTCTTCTGGGGCAGATGTGCTTCAAACAGGGTCAGGCAAAAAGTACCTATGGAACAGGCTGTTTCCTCCTCTACAACACCGGACACAAT CGTGTAGAATCAACTCACGGCCTGCTGACAACTGTGGCATGGAAATTGGGAAACGCGAGTGCCGTGTATGCGCTGGAGGGTTCGGTGGCCATCGCGGGAGCTGCCATCAGCTGGCTCAAGGACAATGTCAACCTCATAGACGATGCCTCCCAAGTCGAGGAACTAGCCAATCGGAACATGCACACGGCCGACGTCTACTTTGTGCCTGCCTTCTCCGGACTTTATGCTCCTTACTGGAGGCCAGATGCTAGAGG TGTAATATGCGGAATAACTGAGGATACTGATCGAGCTCATATAATTCGAGCTACACTGGAGGCTGTTTGCTACCAGACAAGAGACATTCTGGAGGCTATGTACAAAGACTGTGGAATTGCGCTCAATCGACTTAAAGTAGATGGAGGCATGACTCAAAACTCTCTTCTCATGCAATTACAGGCTGACCTATGTGGCATCCCAGTAG CTAGGCCCAAAATGGTAGAGATTACAGCGCTCGGAGCGGCTATGGCTGCTGGATTTGCTGACGGAGTTAAAGTTTGGGACATAGAAAACACTCAAGAAACATTCGTCGATACATTCCAACCCGTAATCACGGAAGAAG AGCGAGACAGCAGGTACGAGAAATGGAAGATGGCAGTGCAAAGGAGCTTTGGATGGGATACATGA